In Capricornis sumatraensis isolate serow.1 chromosome 16, serow.2, whole genome shotgun sequence, a genomic segment contains:
- the RBM7 gene encoding RNA-binding protein 7 isoform X1 → MGAAAAEADRTLFVGNLETKVTEELLFELFHQAGPVIKVKIPKDKDGKPKQFAFVNFKHEVSVPYAMNLLNGIKLFGRPIKIQFRAGSSHASQEVSLSYSQHHVGNASPTSTSPSRTVDNMTPSAQTIQRSFSSSENFQRQAVMNSVLRQMSYGGKFGSPHLDQSGFSPSVQSHNHTFNQSSSSQWRQDTPSSQRKVRLNSHPYVMDRHYSREQRYSDVSDHHYRGNRDDFFYEDRNHDGWSHDYDNRRDSGRNGKWRSSRH, encoded by the exons ATGGGGGCGGCGGCAGCCGAAGCGGATCGCACTCTCTTTGTGGGCAACCTTGAAACGAAAGTAACAGAGGAACTCCTCTTCGAGCTTTTCCACCAG GCTGGTCCAGTAATTAAAGTGAAAATTCCAAAAGACAAGGATGGTAAACCGAAGCAGTTTGCGTTTGTGAATTTCAAACATGAAGTATCTGTTCCTTATGCCATGAATCTGCTTAACGGAATCAAACTTTTCGGAAGGCCTATCAAGATTCAGTTTAGAGCAG GAAGTAGCCATGCCTCACAGGAGGTCAGTTTGTCATATTCCCAGCATCATGTTGGAAATGCAAGCCCTACTTCCACATCTCCTAGCAG GACGGTGGATAACATGACTCCATCAGCACAGACAATTCAAAGATCTTTCTCGTCTTCAGAAAATTTTCAGAGACAAGCAGTG ATGAACAGTGTTTTGAGACAGATGTCATATGGAGGGAAATTTGGTTCTCCACATCTGGATCAGTCAGGATTttccccatcagttcagtcacataATCATACTTTTAACCAGTCTTCAAGCTCCCAGTGGCGCCAAGATACACCATCATCACAGAGAAAAGTCAGACTGAATTCTCATCCCTACGTGATGGATAGACATTACAGCCGTGAACAGCGTTACAGTGATGTGTCTGACCATCATTACAGAGGAAACAGGGATGATTTTTTCTATGAAGACAGGAATCACGATGGCTGGAGCCATGACTATGATAACAGAAGAGACAGTGGTAGAAATGGGAAATGGCGCTCATCTCGACACTAA
- the C16H11orf71 gene encoding uncharacterized protein C11orf71 homolog → MAQNSVSLSAGDRRSRVAYLSSSHGDLSSSALALAMVSGDSFLVTRPEAILPEPVPRSSVRLNFRTESRRAPGGGRSPTRFNEGRELEARSRSRRARFSPYPGPAVKLDLLRSVLQQRLVALGGVTVARLSA, encoded by the coding sequence ATGGCGCAGAACTCTGTGTCCCTGTCCGCCGGCGATCGAAGGAGTCGGGTGGCTTACCTTAGCTCTTCCCACGGTGACCTCAGCTCGTCGGCCTTAGCGTTGGCAATGGTCTCCGGAGACAGCTTCCTCGTTACCAGGCCCGAGGCGATTCTTCCAGAACCTGTTCCTCGATCCTCCGTGCGGCTGAACTTCCGGACCGAGAGCCGTCGGGCGCCTGGTGGCGGCCGAAGCCCGACCCGCTTTAACGAAGGAAGGGAACTGGAGGCGCGGAGCCGAAGCCGCCGGGCCAGATTCTCACCTTACCCGGGCCCTGCGGTGAAACTCGACCTTCTAAGAAGTGTCCTGCAACAGCGTCTGGTGGCACTTGGAGGAGTTACCGTAGCCCGTCTTTCAGCTTAA
- the RBM7 gene encoding RNA-binding protein 7 isoform X2 has protein sequence MGAAAAEADRTLFVGNLETKVTEELLFELFHQAGPVIKVKIPKDKDGKPKQFAFVNFKHEVSVPYAMNLLNGIKLFGRPIKIQFRAGSSHASQEVSLSYSQHHVGNASPTSTSPSSFHERTVDNMTPSAQTIQRSFSSSENFQRQAVMNSVLRQMSYGGKFGSPHLDQSGFSPSVQSHNHTFNQSSSSQWRQDTPSSQRKVRLNSHPYVMDRHYSREQRYSDVSDHHYRGNRDDFFYEDRNHDGWSHDYDNRRDSGRNGKWRSSRH, from the exons ATGGGGGCGGCGGCAGCCGAAGCGGATCGCACTCTCTTTGTGGGCAACCTTGAAACGAAAGTAACAGAGGAACTCCTCTTCGAGCTTTTCCACCAG GCTGGTCCAGTAATTAAAGTGAAAATTCCAAAAGACAAGGATGGTAAACCGAAGCAGTTTGCGTTTGTGAATTTCAAACATGAAGTATCTGTTCCTTATGCCATGAATCTGCTTAACGGAATCAAACTTTTCGGAAGGCCTATCAAGATTCAGTTTAGAGCAG GAAGTAGCCATGCCTCACAGGAGGTCAGTTTGTCATATTCCCAGCATCATGTTGGAAATGCAAGCCCTACTTCCACATCTCCTAGCAG ttttcatgaAAGGACGGTGGATAACATGACTCCATCAGCACAGACAATTCAAAGATCTTTCTCGTCTTCAGAAAATTTTCAGAGACAAGCAGTG ATGAACAGTGTTTTGAGACAGATGTCATATGGAGGGAAATTTGGTTCTCCACATCTGGATCAGTCAGGATTttccccatcagttcagtcacataATCATACTTTTAACCAGTCTTCAAGCTCCCAGTGGCGCCAAGATACACCATCATCACAGAGAAAAGTCAGACTGAATTCTCATCCCTACGTGATGGATAGACATTACAGCCGTGAACAGCGTTACAGTGATGTGTCTGACCATCATTACAGAGGAAACAGGGATGATTTTTTCTATGAAGACAGGAATCACGATGGCTGGAGCCATGACTATGATAACAGAAGAGACAGTGGTAGAAATGGGAAATGGCGCTCATCTCGACACTAA
- the RBM7 gene encoding RNA-binding protein 7 isoform X3, with translation MGAAAAEADRTLFVGNLETKVTEELLFELFHQAGPVIKVKIPKDKDGKPKQFAFVNFKHEVSVPYAMNLLNGIKLFGRPIKIQFRAGSSHASQEVSLSYSQHHVGNASPTSTSPSRYERTVDNMTPSAQTIQRSFSSSENFQRQAVMNSVLRQMSYGGKFGSPHLDQSGFSPSVQSHNHTFNQSSSSQWRQDTPSSQRKVRLNSHPYVMDRHYSREQRYSDVSDHHYRGNRDDFFYEDRNHDGWSHDYDNRRDSGRNGKWRSSRH, from the exons ATGGGGGCGGCGGCAGCCGAAGCGGATCGCACTCTCTTTGTGGGCAACCTTGAAACGAAAGTAACAGAGGAACTCCTCTTCGAGCTTTTCCACCAG GCTGGTCCAGTAATTAAAGTGAAAATTCCAAAAGACAAGGATGGTAAACCGAAGCAGTTTGCGTTTGTGAATTTCAAACATGAAGTATCTGTTCCTTATGCCATGAATCTGCTTAACGGAATCAAACTTTTCGGAAGGCCTATCAAGATTCAGTTTAGAGCAG GAAGTAGCCATGCCTCACAGGAGGTCAGTTTGTCATATTCCCAGCATCATGTTGGAAATGCAAGCCCTACTTCCACATCTCCTAGCAGGT atgaAAGGACGGTGGATAACATGACTCCATCAGCACAGACAATTCAAAGATCTTTCTCGTCTTCAGAAAATTTTCAGAGACAAGCAGTG ATGAACAGTGTTTTGAGACAGATGTCATATGGAGGGAAATTTGGTTCTCCACATCTGGATCAGTCAGGATTttccccatcagttcagtcacataATCATACTTTTAACCAGTCTTCAAGCTCCCAGTGGCGCCAAGATACACCATCATCACAGAGAAAAGTCAGACTGAATTCTCATCCCTACGTGATGGATAGACATTACAGCCGTGAACAGCGTTACAGTGATGTGTCTGACCATCATTACAGAGGAAACAGGGATGATTTTTTCTATGAAGACAGGAATCACGATGGCTGGAGCCATGACTATGATAACAGAAGAGACAGTGGTAGAAATGGGAAATGGCGCTCATCTCGACACTAA
- the RBM7 gene encoding RNA-binding protein 7 isoform X4 produces the protein MNLLNGIKLFGRPIKIQFRAGSSHASQEVSLSYSQHHVGNASPTSTSPSRTVDNMTPSAQTIQRSFSSSENFQRQAVMNSVLRQMSYGGKFGSPHLDQSGFSPSVQSHNHTFNQSSSSQWRQDTPSSQRKVRLNSHPYVMDRHYSREQRYSDVSDHHYRGNRDDFFYEDRNHDGWSHDYDNRRDSGRNGKWRSSRH, from the exons ATGAATCTGCTTAACGGAATCAAACTTTTCGGAAGGCCTATCAAGATTCAGTTTAGAGCAG GAAGTAGCCATGCCTCACAGGAGGTCAGTTTGTCATATTCCCAGCATCATGTTGGAAATGCAAGCCCTACTTCCACATCTCCTAGCAG GACGGTGGATAACATGACTCCATCAGCACAGACAATTCAAAGATCTTTCTCGTCTTCAGAAAATTTTCAGAGACAAGCAGTG ATGAACAGTGTTTTGAGACAGATGTCATATGGAGGGAAATTTGGTTCTCCACATCTGGATCAGTCAGGATTttccccatcagttcagtcacataATCATACTTTTAACCAGTCTTCAAGCTCCCAGTGGCGCCAAGATACACCATCATCACAGAGAAAAGTCAGACTGAATTCTCATCCCTACGTGATGGATAGACATTACAGCCGTGAACAGCGTTACAGTGATGTGTCTGACCATCATTACAGAGGAAACAGGGATGATTTTTTCTATGAAGACAGGAATCACGATGGCTGGAGCCATGACTATGATAACAGAAGAGACAGTGGTAGAAATGGGAAATGGCGCTCATCTCGACACTAA